In a genomic window of Gammaproteobacteria bacterium:
- a CDS encoding NUDIX hydrolase, with the protein MSEQWKPRVTVAAVIERENKFLIVEEEIDGKIVLNQPAGHWEDGETLIEAVIRETREETGWLFSPEAIIGIYHWRHPRSGDTYLRFAFCGEISDYNANQPLDDGIVAANWYTKEELQKRGAQHRSPQLMLCIEEYQRGIRVPLDIITTVTS; encoded by the coding sequence ATGTCAGAACAATGGAAACCACGCGTCACCGTTGCCGCTGTAATCGAGCGCGAGAATAAATTTCTTATCGTGGAAGAAGAGATTGACGGCAAAATTGTGCTGAATCAACCGGCGGGACACTGGGAGGACGGTGAAACTCTCATTGAAGCAGTTATTCGGGAAACACGTGAAGAAACAGGCTGGCTGTTTTCACCTGAAGCAATTATCGGAATTTATCACTGGCGTCATCCACGAAGTGGTGACACCTATTTACGATTTGCCTTTTGCGGGGAAATATCGGACTACAATGCAAACCAACCCCTGGATGATGGGATTGTTGCCGCAAACTGGTATACCAAAGAAGAGTTACAAAAACGCGGGGCACAACACCGAAGTCCACAACTAATGTTATGCATCGAAGAATATCAGAGAGGAATACGCGTACCCCTGGACATCATTACGACTGTCACAAGCTAA
- a CDS encoding efflux RND transporter periplasmic adaptor subunit, translating into MKIRILLLLALSSVIPFSSIAADKEKRGPRPAPVVVAAAVEQLLAPTILVPGTVISRQEAELPAEVAGKLNWVAEVGTRVHKGEPVAKLDLTLQELRAKENAASLKREEARLAFIERELTRLQALIGSGHATQNDLEKRLMERDVAGSEVSLMSAKVKLDNETLARFVIRAPFDGVVATRYRRNGEWIGNGDKVVTLSNPDALEIVVRVSEKTVVNIVQGQYLQMHRGETPTTGRVKALVPVGERQSLLYDVRLEVSDASGWLAGQTVRVSMPVGTPRMVTAVPRDALVMRRSGISIYRVGEEDKAERVEVQTGIASGDLIEVIGAVKAGDSVVIRGSERLRPGQTLSIQTGGDPS; encoded by the coding sequence GTGAAAATCAGAATTCTATTGCTGCTTGCGCTTTCAAGTGTGATTCCCTTCAGCAGTATTGCCGCAGATAAAGAAAAAAGAGGTCCAAGGCCGGCACCTGTTGTGGTTGCCGCCGCCGTTGAACAATTGCTGGCACCAACGATATTGGTACCGGGAACCGTAATCAGTCGGCAGGAAGCCGAGCTGCCGGCCGAAGTGGCAGGCAAGCTCAATTGGGTGGCCGAGGTGGGGACTCGGGTGCACAAAGGCGAGCCCGTGGCCAAGCTTGATTTAACCCTGCAGGAATTGCGGGCAAAAGAGAATGCTGCCAGCCTGAAACGTGAGGAGGCAAGACTCGCCTTTATCGAACGCGAGCTGACGCGATTACAGGCGTTAATAGGCAGCGGTCACGCGACGCAGAACGATCTGGAAAAGCGACTTATGGAGCGTGATGTGGCCGGAAGTGAGGTAAGCCTGATGTCTGCCAAGGTGAAGCTCGATAACGAGACCTTGGCTCGCTTTGTCATCCGCGCCCCTTTTGATGGAGTGGTGGCCACACGTTACCGCCGTAACGGAGAATGGATAGGCAATGGCGACAAGGTTGTAACACTGTCCAATCCGGATGCGCTTGAGATTGTGGTGAGGGTATCGGAAAAAACCGTAGTCAATATTGTGCAGGGCCAGTATCTACAGATGCATAGGGGTGAAACGCCCACCACAGGGCGTGTGAAAGCCCTGGTACCGGTTGGTGAGCGACAGTCACTTCTTTATGACGTGCGTCTGGAGGTGAGTGATGCTTCAGGTTGGTTGGCAGGTCAGACCGTCAGAGTGTCAATGCCAGTAGGTACGCCGCGCATGGTTACGGCAGTGCCACGGGATGCCCTGGTGATGCGGCGCAGTGGGATTTCGATTTATCGCGTTGGTGAAGAAGATAAGGCCGAGCGTGTAGAGGTTCAGACAGGTATTGCCAGCGGCGATCTTATTGAAGTCATTGGCGCAGTGAAAGCCGGTGATAGTGTAGTCATACGTGGCAGTGAGCGATTGCGGCCCGGTCAAACACTTTCCATTCAGACTGGTGGCGATCCCTCGTGA